The region TAGGTGTAATAAATGGCATCAGGGTTCCGGTGAAAACCAGCACAACCTGGAGACTGGATGATGGAGACTGGACATGGCTAAAACTGGAAATTACAGATATAAAACTGAACCCCGCTATAAAACAAATTACTAACCCTTAAAACCCCTGCAATGAAAACAATAATAGTATATGCAACAAAGCATGGCACAACTGAGCAAATTGCCAAACTTATTGCAGAAAAGGCTGCACATAATACAGACATGGTGAATTTAAAAAAAGAGAAAAAGGTTGACTTACACCCCTATGATCAAATAATTATAGGCGGATCTATCCATGCCGGCACCATACAAAAATCCCTACGCAAGTTCATTGAAGGCAGCATGCCACAGTTATTACAAAAGCGTATCGCTCTTTTTTTGTCTTGCATGTACGACCAAAAAGCACAGGAACAGTTTGATACAGTCTTTCCTGAAATTTTACGTACTCATGCACAAAGCAAACAACTAACAGGCGGTGAATTTCGCTTCGATAAAATGAATTTTTTAGAACGGGCAATTGTAAAAAAAGTTGCTGGAATAGGCCAAAGCATAAGCAATATAAACCACGATGCAATTGAAAGGCTTTTGGAAGAGATGAACCTAAAAACAGCAAAATTAAATGAATAAAGTTATTCAAAACACAACCTTAGGATTGGTTCTGGTAATGTTGATTTGCGGAGGCAGGGTTTGGTCACAAGAGCAATCCCTTTCGAAACCTGTTGTTTACAAAAATTCTGTAGAAACCAGCCCCATTTCTCCATTTTTACAGATGGCAAAAAAAGGGATTTGGGGTATAAAGTACGAATATGCATTTTCACCTAAAGATGAAATAAAATTAGGTCTGGCTTACATGAACCTGCACTTTGATGAAGGGACTACCAATTCACCTGGTCTTATAATTGGTTACAGGAGATTCGTTTGGGAAGAACTCTATGTTGAATATGAATTGTGGCCCGCATATGACGAGTTTTATGAAAAAAACGAGTCTAAATATTACAAAAGTTTTGATTTGTGGAATGAATTCCGGGTTGGCTATCAGATAAACTTTACCATAAAAGAGATACCGCTTTTCGTGAATATTGCATGTCCATTTGGATTTGGGTTATATAGCTCCAACAAACCCGATAGTTTTTATGATCGCATGAACCAAAGCTTTAATGAGAAATATTTTTTTCAATTCCCCCTGATATTTGCAGGGTTTAAGTTTTGATAATAATATAAGCATAATATCGCACCACCATAACCCTTAAATAAAAATGAGAAGAGGGTGTCTAAAAAGTCAAAAGTCGTCGTAATTCCGGGTAGGTACCTTCGTTTGGAATAACGGTTTCAAACCCTTTTAGACACCCTCAGCCTATTCGATGGTTTTGTTAATGAATACTTCGTGATTTAAGAAATCTGCTAATTCCTTTTAGCTCGTGATATAATAGCCTGTTTCTGTTTTCTCACCGTTTTCTGAAATAAATATTACCACTCACGGTATTTAATTTCAGGGTAGCACCTCCATTATTTATTATACTTGAGACACTTGAAGGTAAATAACTAAACTTTTTTTGAGGTTGTGTCCGGATATCAAAATCGGAATACATTTTCCCTGAAACGGTGTTGAGTTCCAGATCAGCACCTGTGTTTCTATCCCAACTTACATCAATATCGCCACTCACGGTCTTTACCAGGAGTTTAGCATTCATTCCATTTGATTCAATATCTCCGCCAATGGTTTCTAAACTAACGGGGATGTCCTTTGGAAGATAAACTATAACTTCCATATCAATGGAAACATGTTTGTGTTTGTTTATAACTATATTTTCGTTTTGGTCTTTTTTAATGATAGTTTCTCCTATATCTTCCAGATCCCAAATGTTTGATTTTATTTCAAGAGTCTGTCCGTAACGCTTTGTTTTCAAATCAAACTTATCATTATCTTTTCCATCGTTAATATTGACAGTCACAACTACTTTAACACTTGATTGATTCCAGGCTTCGAGCATGATGTTATCGGTAAAACTGAATTCGAGTTTCAATTCTTCAGCAGCATTTAGAGATTCCGTTTTCTCGAACGTGCGCTGTGCAGATAGATTTAAAAACAAAAATAAGCCTGCTAATAAAAAAATAAATGGTTTCATAATCAATGGTTTTAAGGGGTTTGAGGGGCTTTTATTTTTTCCGGAGATAAATATTGTCATTAAAAGCTTTAAGAATCATTTCCACACCTCCTTTATTAATGGTTCCGGTGAGGTTACTGCCGCCAACAAAAACAAAATCAAATCTTTTATCATTTTCATTCTCTTCAATTTCGAGACCGAAATCGGAATAAATGTTTCCGTTCATGCTGCTCAAAACCAAATTTGCAGGTGTTTGGGCAGGCATCGTAATATCGATTTCGCCATTAAAAGCGGTAACGGTTATTGGTGCATCCTGGCTAACCTGTCCAAACTGGATACTAATATTCCCGTTCATGGAATTAATCGTTAATGGACCTGTTACATTATTTAACCGGATGTCGTCGTTCATGGTTTTTATTTCTAGGTCGGAACTGAAGTCTTTTACCTGAAGACCTTCACTGCCCCAGGGAATTTCATTTTTTATTTTAACCGACATCCCTTTGGGCACACGGAAATCATAGATTACATTTCCCGAGGGCTTTTCTACGCCTGTAAAAGATACATTGTCGCCATGCGCAGCCATCATAAGGCCAATTTTGGTATTATCTTCACCATGGCTGTTAATTTGCTTCAGTCCTTTTGCTTTTTCAGGGACAGGTTCTTTTTCGTAACCTTCGACAATAATATCAATTTTGTTTCCTGAAGTCTCAGTAAGTTTAATTTGGGCAGGTAAATGCTGAATGGTTACCGATGTTGCAGTACCTTTTTCGTAAGAAAATTTTTGTGCCATGGCAAATTTACCTGACAAAACCAGGGCGATTGCCAACGAGAAAATTACACTTAATGTTTTCATAATAATTGGGTTTTAATGATTAATAACGTTTTACAAAGCCACAGATAATCCTTGTTGAGCTTGTTTTTTTACTTCATTGTTTATTTGGTCCTTATGAATTATATCTTCGAGTGCTGGTTTAACTTCTGGTTCTTTAAAAGTAACGAGCAAATTAATCAGCGTAATTTGTAATATGGGGTCAGTTTGTTGCTCAAGTGAGGCTATAAGCGCCTTTCTAACTTTTGATTGATTTTTATATTGGCTTAAAGCATAGATTGCAGCCATGCGCACATTTGTGTTCTCATCATTATTCATGGTATTGATTAAAACATCCAACATTTTTTCATTTGGAGCGGCTTCCGTATTAATTTGGTTAATAGCCTTAATTCGCTGGCTTGCCGTGGGTTTGTCCAAAGAAACATATTGAACCCGCCTGTTTAGTTCTTCTACACGCTGATTCAGGTGTGCGAGCTGTTGCTGCTCCCCTGACTTACTTTTTAAAAACCAACCTATAGCGATACCAACACCCACAAGCAACACCACCTGTGCTGCAAGGGACCATACCTGTTTTAAGGAATACTGCCTTTTTTGCTCGTGTGTAGAAACTTGTTGTTTTTCTTGCTGAAGCATTTGATAAAAATCCGACCTTAACGAATCTGGTGGTTGATATGAGGGGGCCTCATCGATTTTATCAAGCATTATGCGGGTTTCATCCAACGCAATCTTACATGCTTCACATTTTGACAAATGGACATTAATTGCTTTTTTTGTTCGATCATCCAAATCACCTGTCAGATAATCAACTAAATGGCATGTTACTTTTTCACAGTTCATTCTCAAATAATTTTTTATGTTCAAAATAAGCCACACGTAAATTTTTAATTGCCCTATGAACTTTTACTTTAACTGATGATATTGAATCTCCTGTAATACACGATATTTCTTTATATTGTAGTTTTTGAAATCGGGCCAGTTCAATTATCTCTTTTTGTTCTTTGGGCAGTGCGTTCAATGCTTTAAATAAAACGGTATCCTGTTCAACCTGAGAAATCATATTTTCTACAGGTTCGTCAGGGCTTTCCTCAAGTTCGGAGAACTTTGGGTGATTCTGAAAATATTGATTCAGCGTATTTCTGGCTATTTGAAAAAGCCAGGCTCGAAACTTACCGCTACCTTTATAAGATTTACGGTACTTTATTATTCGCTGAAATACATTTTGTACCAAATCTTCGCTTGTGGCCTTACAGTGACACATGCGCAAGTAAAAATTAAATAACTGTACATGGTATTTCTCAAAGAGCGGCGCCAATGCATCAAGGTTTCCATCACGGACATTGGTCATTAATTGCTCATCAGTTAATTTGTCTAAATGCATACTTTAAGGATTGCTATAATGGATATTGCAAAAAACCATTTTGGTTACAATAAAATTACAGTTTTTTCTTAAGTCATTAAGAAACAATCCATCAAATAGCATTTATTCTTTTTTAATTAGCTACAATAAACAATCGACAATTATCCAGAATAAAGTACTAAATATTTTACCGTCGAATTGTGAGGCAACTAAATGAACTTTTTAAGTGTTTTTACTTATAATTTATTTCACAAATTAATACTAGATTTGGAAATAGTTTTACCAACTGAAAACTTAAACCAACCGCTATGCCAGACAACAAGCCTAAAGACGAGGCTTTGAAGATTCGTGTTGAATTATTAGAAAAGCAAATTTCCGAAAGAGAAAAAGAACTCAATTGTCTTAAAAAATTTTCAGACACAATTGAAAACAATGATCACAACTTGCCCGAAATATTTAATAAGGTTATAAACATAATTCCTGATGCCTGGCAATACCCGGAAATAACCAGTGCAAAAATTACTTTTGATAACGTTCAATATACTTCCCAAAATTTTAAAGAAAGCGATAAAACACAAAAAGCCAATATACAGACACATAAAATAAAAAGAGGTCAAATAGAAGTTTTTTATGCTGATGAAAAACCGGATGCTTACGAAGGACCATTTTTAAAAGAAGAACGCAACTTACTAAACATGCTTGCAGAACGACTTGGCAGGGTAGCAGAAAGACATGAAACAATTGTTAACTGGCAAAATAGCGAAACACGTTTCAGAGAGCTTTTTCAAAACGATCAAAGGGCAATAATTGTATATAATTCCTTAGCTAAGGGGAGCGAATTCATAATAAAAAATGCCAATAAAACCGCAGAAAAATTAGATGATTTAAAAGCAGAAGATATTATTGGCCTCAGTGTTCAGGAGGCTTTACCTAAAAACAAGGCTCCTATTGTTAAGGAGTTATTGAATAAGGTCTGTCGCACAGGAAAACCAGTGAAACAAGAACATCTAATATCAAAAGCGCCAGGAATAAATGAATGGCGTGAATATTATGTTTACAAAATTTCTACAGGTGAACTGATAACTGCTTACAGAGACATAACCAAAGAAAAAGAGATGGGTACTGAGCGAGCTCTGACAATCAAGCTGCTTCAGCATCTGCATGCTGAAAAAAGCAAGTCGGACATGCTCTTGCGGGTATCGGGGCTTATACAGGAATGGTGTGGGTGTAAGGATGTAAGCATCTTGTTGCGAAATGGTAAAAAATATATGTATTACAAGTATCAACCAGGTACAACTGAACTTAAAACAGCAGATTTATCTTTTACCAAAGAAAAAAACGTAAGCAAACTTTTCGACAAATTGGCTCATGGGCAAACCGAACAATCACTTTCAGTTTTCACAAAAAATCACAGTTTGTGGTATACCCAATCTTCAATACTAAAACTAACCAGCGAAGAAACATACAAGCAAACACGTACCTTGCTTGATAAACTTGGGCAAAAGGCAGAATCTTTTCTTTTAATACCAATAAAATATAAGGACCAATTCTTAGGGTTTATACAGGCAAGTGACATTCGTCAACATATTTTTACAGAAAAAATGGTGAGCATACTAGAGCAATTCAGTGTAAACCTTGCACTTGCTATTTTCCAGCAAGAAACGGCCGATGCACTTTATGAAAGCAGGAAACAATACAAGCTTTTGGTAGAAAACCAAAACGATTTTGTTATACAAACAGATCTAAATTTTAAAATACTGTATATAAGTCCATCAATTATTAAATTTTTAGGAGAACCAGAATCAAAATTAGTAGGGCGATCTTTTCTTGAAATAAGCGAAAAAAAAGATATCGAACTACTTAAAAAAGAATATAAAAAGGCAATAAAGCCGCCGTATTATTCATCTTATACGAAGCAAACAACCATAAATAATCAAACTTATACTATTGAATGGTCTGGCTCGGCGGTCTTTAATAAAAACGGAGAAATAACATCAGTAGTGAGTGTTGGGCGCGATATAACAGCTCTTAAACAAGTTGAACAAACATTAAAACAAAGTGAAGCACGATTCAAAGAAATATTTCAGTCTGTTAAGGAAGGTATTATCTATTTTGACACAAAAGGAAAAGTAATTTTTGCAAATGAAGCTTTAGAAAACATAACAGGGGTTCCGGTAAGTGAACTTGAAGGTAAAAATGCATTTCATCTTGCCCGAAAATTTGTCTCGGGCAAACAATTGCCCCAACTCATAAAAAAAGTTGCACAGGCCGTTAGTGGCCAATCGCTTCAGCCTTTTGAATTACCATACAACAATAAAATTATTGAAATAAGTGCAAACTACGCAAAAAACAGTAATCGAATTACATCATCATTACGGGATGTAACTGCTGCAAGAGAAGCAAAAATACAGCTTGCAGAGAGTGAAAAAAAATACAGAAACATTTTCGAAAATGCACCTGTAGGCGTTTTTCAAACCAATGCAAAAGGCGAAGTACTGCTCATTAATTTCGAAATGGCCAGGATATTGGGATTTGATTCAGCTGATGAAGCCATAAAATATTACTACAATTTGGGAAAACAGCTTTATGTGCATGCAGAAAAACGCGAACAATTTCTAAAACAAATAAAAAAACACGGCTTTGTCGATAATTTTGAATACCAGGCTAAAAAGAAAAACGGCGCACACATTTGGTTATCAATGAACGCTCGTATTGCCAAAAAAGCTGGTAAAGACAGCTTTATAATGGAGGGCTTTACTTCAGACATCACCCAAAGGAAAAAGGCTGAAATTGCCCTTAAAGAACAAAAACTGCTTTTTGAGGCCATGTTCCATTCCATCACCGATGCCATTATCATAACAGATACACAGAAAAAAATTATTCTTGCAAACAAAGGCCTTCAACAAACATTTGGGTATAAAACAGAGGCTATTGAGGGGGAGTCTACAAAAAAATTACTGGCCCATACTGAAAAGACAAACATATCAGAAAATACAGTTGCAAAATCAGAAGATTCTCCTGCAAAAGATTTCTATATCGCTTCATATAAGCGGGCCGACGGCACAATATTCTCGGGAGAAACCTTCGGACGCAAACTTTATGATTTAAAAGACGCCTGGATCGGAAACCTGGAGATTATTCGGGATATATCAGAACGACAGAATTTTATTCAACAACTTGAAGCAGCTAAAAACAAAGCTGAACAAAGCGACCAGCTCAAATCTGCATTTTTGGCAAACATGAGCCATGAAATACGCACACCCATGAATGGAATTCTGGGTTTTGCTCAAATGTTTTTACATTCAGAACTAAACCGCGACAAACAAAAACGATATGCCAAAATTATAATTGACAACACAAAACAGCTTCTGACTATTGTAAACGATATACTGGATATTTCACTCATTGAGGCAGAGCAAATGCGACTTGTATTTAAAGAGACCGACATAAAACAATTGTGCAAAGAACTACATGATTTGTATGATCATCAGGCGGTTGGTAAAAACATTGATTTAAAATATATAGTTGAAGATCAAATTTCACCGGAAATTGAAACCGATCCTGTCAGATTAAAACAAATATTAGGAAACCTGATTCACAATGCCATTAAATTCACTTCTGAAGGGTTTGTAGAGTTTGGTTTTAAACAAAAAAACAGCGAAATACTTTTTTCCATAAAAGATTCCGGCATTGGCATCGACGCTGAAGTTTTAGATGAAATGTTTGATCGCTTCAGACAAGAAGAATTACAAGACTCCAAAAAATTGGGCGGTACTGGATTAGGTCTGTCGATTTCGAAAAAACTGGTTGAATTACTTGGAGGTAAAATTTGGGCCGAATCAAAAAAAGGCCTGGGCTCAAAATTCTTCTTTACCATACCAGTCAATCCAAAAAAACGCAATTAACCGCCCGCGGATGCGGAACTACCTGCAATAGCGGCTACCGAAGCTG is a window of Salinivirga cyanobacteriivorans DNA encoding:
- a CDS encoding HEAT repeat domain-containing protein — translated: MNCEKVTCHLVDYLTGDLDDRTKKAINVHLSKCEACKIALDETRIMLDKIDEAPSYQPPDSLRSDFYQMLQQEKQQVSTHEQKRQYSLKQVWSLAAQVVLLVGVGIAIGWFLKSKSGEQQQLAHLNQRVEELNRRVQYVSLDKPTASQRIKAINQINTEAAPNEKMLDVLINTMNNDENTNVRMAAIYALSQYKNQSKVRKALIASLEQQTDPILQITLINLLVTFKEPEVKPALEDIIHKDQINNEVKKQAQQGLSVAL
- a CDS encoding DUF4097 family beta strand repeat-containing protein, producing MKTLSVIFSLAIALVLSGKFAMAQKFSYEKGTATSVTIQHLPAQIKLTETSGNKIDIIVEGYEKEPVPEKAKGLKQINSHGEDNTKIGLMMAAHGDNVSFTGVEKPSGNVIYDFRVPKGMSVKIKNEIPWGSEGLQVKDFSSDLEIKTMNDDIRLNNVTGPLTINSMNGNISIQFGQVSQDAPITVTAFNGEIDITMPAQTPANLVLSSMNGNIYSDFGLEIEENENDKRFDFVFVGGSNLTGTINKGGVEMILKAFNDNIYLRKK
- a CDS encoding RNA polymerase sigma factor, translating into MHLDKLTDEQLMTNVRDGNLDALAPLFEKYHVQLFNFYLRMCHCKATSEDLVQNVFQRIIKYRKSYKGSGKFRAWLFQIARNTLNQYFQNHPKFSELEESPDEPVENMISQVEQDTVLFKALNALPKEQKEIIELARFQKLQYKEISCITGDSISSVKVKVHRAIKNLRVAYFEHKKLFENEL
- a CDS encoding flavodoxin domain-containing protein, which gives rise to MKTIIVYATKHGTTEQIAKLIAEKAAHNTDMVNLKKEKKVDLHPYDQIIIGGSIHAGTIQKSLRKFIEGSMPQLLQKRIALFLSCMYDQKAQEQFDTVFPEILRTHAQSKQLTGGEFRFDKMNFLERAIVKKVAGIGQSISNINHDAIERLLEEMNLKTAKLNE
- a CDS encoding DUF4097 family beta strand repeat-containing protein, which gives rise to MKPFIFLLAGLFLFLNLSAQRTFEKTESLNAAEELKLEFSFTDNIMLEAWNQSSVKVVVTVNINDGKDNDKFDLKTKRYGQTLEIKSNIWDLEDIGETIIKKDQNENIVINKHKHVSIDMEVIVYLPKDIPVSLETIGGDIESNGMNAKLLVKTVSGDIDVSWDRNTGADLELNTVSGKMYSDFDIRTQPQKKFSYLPSSVSSIINNGGATLKLNTVSGNIYFRKR
- a CDS encoding PAS domain S-box protein, whose product is MPDNKPKDEALKIRVELLEKQISEREKELNCLKKFSDTIENNDHNLPEIFNKVINIIPDAWQYPEITSAKITFDNVQYTSQNFKESDKTQKANIQTHKIKRGQIEVFYADEKPDAYEGPFLKEERNLLNMLAERLGRVAERHETIVNWQNSETRFRELFQNDQRAIIVYNSLAKGSEFIIKNANKTAEKLDDLKAEDIIGLSVQEALPKNKAPIVKELLNKVCRTGKPVKQEHLISKAPGINEWREYYVYKISTGELITAYRDITKEKEMGTERALTIKLLQHLHAEKSKSDMLLRVSGLIQEWCGCKDVSILLRNGKKYMYYKYQPGTTELKTADLSFTKEKNVSKLFDKLAHGQTEQSLSVFTKNHSLWYTQSSILKLTSEETYKQTRTLLDKLGQKAESFLLIPIKYKDQFLGFIQASDIRQHIFTEKMVSILEQFSVNLALAIFQQETADALYESRKQYKLLVENQNDFVIQTDLNFKILYISPSIIKFLGEPESKLVGRSFLEISEKKDIELLKKEYKKAIKPPYYSSYTKQTTINNQTYTIEWSGSAVFNKNGEITSVVSVGRDITALKQVEQTLKQSEARFKEIFQSVKEGIIYFDTKGKVIFANEALENITGVPVSELEGKNAFHLARKFVSGKQLPQLIKKVAQAVSGQSLQPFELPYNNKIIEISANYAKNSNRITSSLRDVTAAREAKIQLAESEKKYRNIFENAPVGVFQTNAKGEVLLINFEMARILGFDSADEAIKYYYNLGKQLYVHAEKREQFLKQIKKHGFVDNFEYQAKKKNGAHIWLSMNARIAKKAGKDSFIMEGFTSDITQRKKAEIALKEQKLLFEAMFHSITDAIIITDTQKKIILANKGLQQTFGYKTEAIEGESTKKLLAHTEKTNISENTVAKSEDSPAKDFYIASYKRADGTIFSGETFGRKLYDLKDAWIGNLEIIRDISERQNFIQQLEAAKNKAEQSDQLKSAFLANMSHEIRTPMNGILGFAQMFLHSELNRDKQKRYAKIIIDNTKQLLTIVNDILDISLIEAEQMRLVFKETDIKQLCKELHDLYDHQAVGKNIDLKYIVEDQISPEIETDPVRLKQILGNLIHNAIKFTSEGFVEFGFKQKNSEILFSIKDSGIGIDAEVLDEMFDRFRQEELQDSKKLGGTGLGLSISKKLVELLGGKIWAESKKGLGSKFFFTIPVNPKKRN